The Dendropsophus ebraccatus isolate aDenEbr1 chromosome 3, aDenEbr1.pat, whole genome shotgun sequence genomic interval CCACCGCATTATCACTGATCTCCGCAGCGGCAGACTCCTGAGTCCcggcctcccccacctcacagccacgCTGATCCTCACAGGCACATCTCCTCCTCCGCTCTCTGCATTGTCACCACAGCCCCAATCACAGGAACCCAGCTGTCCATGCGGCCCCCTCCTACAGAGACCGGAGAGCTCGTTCCATTATAGGAAGGAGCAGGTCAGTGCCGGCTCAGCCCTACTCCACACCCCTCTATCTCCAGCCTCTGGCACCCCCGCAGCGGCACTCAGGGACCTCTCCCTATAACTGCGCGCAGCCCCCTCCCCAGCCTCAGCACGGCACCTGTTGGTGTCAGTGCTCGGTTCACCGCCGGTCCCCGCATCGCGTCTCAAGGCAAGGGAGCGCGGCCCgggacccccagcactgtatgctgtatatagaagATGCTGTGAGAGCGGCCGGAAGGGGAGTATAacctgtcagtgtcctggggcgggcgggtgaaaataccgcagataccgtcctggcgaacttgaggtcggttaaccgaggccagggacggtatcggtattttcacggtataccgcccagccctagttcatATATTTATTCATAGCCACGCCATCACCCTTTCTGACTGGACATAAAGGTTTTTCCACCTATGGATTTGAGCATGTAAAATATATTTCTATATGACTCACACCGATGTAATTATTATGATAACGATGTACAACCACCGTAATTGCAGATCGGAAGATGTTACATGTTGGAAATTTTCCATTATCTTTATGTATATGATTATTTATCTATTGTTATGCACCATGTCCAGTAACTTTACTAGATACTTATACTGTCTATTTTGTATTCCGTACCACAGACATCTTGATAAAGGTGTATGACTCACCGAAACATCGACTAAACTCTTTAGTCTGTGGATTCCCCCTTCCTTTTGCACAATAAACTATATTCAAAGCATCTGCAAATTTTGTGGACAATCTACTTACTAGCGATTTTGGGTGGCAACAGTTACTTATACAGTGATCATTTCCACCCAGCAACTACTTTGAAGAGTGCGACCCGTCACACATTGATTGGATGCCtaaccttggtaacccttgtcttatgtcattatattcgccacagagttagactttgacttacaggggccaccctggtgtttccctatttaggtcccaaagctcataacagagtgaggacctgagggactatgtatcagggtggtttggtgctctccccactaggaggcaccccttggcaatgggcttccttccctggagagagagatatctggctattaccatgttttgagactcgtaactgaggctccacggaccccttctttgcatattcaaattttgtagggggcaatcagtggagactcgtaaatgagtactccattggattttttcgctgttctccctgagttcagtgattgttgtgttttgtttgtgtatccatgttttccagacaaccttagagctttatccaagttcagcagccccagttaatcaaataccgaacgttcggtactccacacacatcacacacagacagctcagctacatgtacattacacacagcgctctgctgcaggcatatataacacacatacagctctgctccacacacaccacacacatacacagctctgctgcatacacatcacacacacagacagctctgctccacacatatacagctcagctacatgtacattacacacagcgctctgctgcaggcatatataacatacacatacacagctctgttccacacacatcacacacacacagctctgctgcatacacatcacacacacagaccgctctgctccacacacatacagctcagcaacatgtacattacacacatacagctcagctacatgtacattacacacatacagctcagctacatgtacattacacatatatacagctcagctacatgtacattacacatatacagctcagcaacatgtacattacacatatacagctcagctacatgtacattacacatacatacagctcagctacatgtacattacacatacatacagctcagctacatgtacattacacatatacagctctactacatgtacattacacatatacagctcagctacatgtacattacacatatatacagctcagctacatgtacattacacatatatacagctcagctacatgtacattacacatatatacagctcatctacatgtacattacacatatacagctcagctacatgtacattacacatatatacagctcagctacatgtacattacacacatacagctcagctacatgtacattacacacatacaggtcagctacatgtacattacacatacatacagctcagctacatgtacattacacacatacagctcagctacatgtacattacacacatacaggtcagctacatgtacattacacatatacagctcagctacatgtacattacacatacagctcagctacatgtacattacacacatatacagctcagctacatgtacattacacacatacagctcagctacatgtacattacacacatacagctcagctacatgtacattacacacatacagctcagctacatgtacattacacatatacagctcagctacatgtacattacacatatacagctcagctacatgtacattacacacacatacagctcagctacatgtacattacacacatacagctcagctacatgtacattacacatatacagctcagctacatgtacattacacacagcgcTCTGCTGCAGgcttatataacacacacatacacagctctgctccacacacatcacacacagacagctctgctgcacacacatcacttcagcttatccagcacagcagagtcctgcatacactgagcagcagcacctgatcatgtgactcctcctcctccatgtgactgatcacatgactgtgacatcatggcaggtcctagaagcacaggggaagcacacggcttctgtacagctctgcaggtggagggatgTGACCTTTGGATTTGGCtatttactgtattttcctgtgtataagactgcttattaacccaggaaaatcttctttgatctcactgctgtctgatgttttttatcaatttttatttggtgtgcattggaaaaGGGGTAAACTTATAAaacgagtatatcccaaactctgtattttaactggaaaacttggggtcgtcttatatgccagaaaatacggtactttGTTTATGgagtttaccatgtgagatcagtaACGGTAGTGTGGACATTATCGCACTTCAATATACCAAATATATTACATTGTCTCATCTTCTCTCCATTCATCTCCCaacactccaggatcctctgctgatatcttctatataagagaccgacccatcaaccatggagagagacagagacaagatggccgagaggataataaccctcaccctacacatactcttcctgcttactggggaggtgagggattctgggagtgatgtcatcatgacatcattcttatctatggaataacagatggataggactggagaggtgagggattctgggagtgatgtcatcatgacatcattcttatctatggaataacagatggataggactggagaggtgagggattctgggagtgatgtcatcatgacatcattcttatctatggaataacagatggataggactggggaggtgagggattctgggagtgatgtcatcatgacatcatttttatctatggaataacagatggataggactggagaggtgagggattctgggaatggatggagtgatagtaatgtgtctctccatacacaggattacacagtagtgaagaagtcctctagtgggcgctgtggggcccctgggtgtgaaggatggggaagaaccctgagcccaatcccggggcccctgatacatgaggaaatggaggaagagaagatcctagaagtcaccaacaagatggtggagctgctgagtggagaggtgagactgtggctgctgggaatgctgggacattatacagtaacaccactggaggggtgggggggatgactgtgtgatcattgtgtgtgtcaggttcctataaggtgtcaggacgtggcggtctatttctccatggaggagtgggagtatgtagaaggacacaaggatcagtacaaggatgtgatgctggaggatcagcagcccctcccatcagcaggtaatagacaggactatatacacacctcctctctgtattatctggatggaaagaatgaattcagtctctgtatgtgttccctccagtcagatccagtaagagaacagcaccagagagatgtctccgtcctcttcttccacaggatcaggatcaggtagatggagatgttccctactactactgtatactatatgaGTAGTTATTACTGAGTCATTATCTAATATCTACTGtaggacatgggtctccaaactgcggccctccagctgttgcaaaactacaattcccatcatgcctggacagccaaatccaaagctttagctgtccaggcatgatgggagttgtggtttcacaacagctggagggccgcagtttggagacctgcAGCTCTGGGGCTCCAATAACTCCTCCTGTCATCTCATTTCTGGTCTCTTTTCTGCTTATATAAAACATTCCATGTGACTTCTTTTAATGTCTCCTCTGATGACTTTTACACAATTACATTCACAGCAAATGAATGAGAATGAAGATCTTAACAATATTAACACCAAAGATATGatggtaaaagaagaagaagaagagacagatatgagcagtgatgagcagtataaggaggacattccTGCAGGAAAAGGTCAAAATGATTTTAACTTAACAGACAtaagggtaaaagaagaagaagagacagatgacagcagtgatgagcagtataaggaggacatcactacaggtaaccacccagggaggcagagggagcttgtgatcctgctgtatggagctctagtgacatcatagCTGGAATTCTGTGTCCGGTTCTGGAGACCTGCAAAACGATATTAATAAAACAGAATGTGCTCAAAGATTAGCTACAACAATGGTGGACGGTTGCTAAGGGATATTTCCCTCTGGGAAATTGATGGAATATCCATAATGTCCCCTAGATGAAGTTACAACCTCTTGTAATTGAGTACTCCCTGGCCCCGTTTGATCTCTTTGCAGCTGTCGGGCTGGTCGGGAAGCCAGAACCGTCCTAACCAGGTGAATAACATTAGTTATTAGTGGATATTATTGGTCGTTGGTAAATGGTCTATCTCCTTGAGACGTTACTGGTGGTGACTATCTGTGCAGAACAGgcagctcctgtacagctctgctccAGTATTCTGGCTATGGAGGGTTATGACTAAGTGGTCGTGGATAAGCCGCAGTGATGGATCCTTTCTTACGTTACATCTTACATGATCTTGTGAAATCCTTTGTCCCCTAGAGCTCTTCTTCTTCTGCATCCAGTCCTCCTACCTTATGATGCTCTGTACATATTAGTCCAAGCTCAGCTAACAAACCAATGTGTATGATAGTAAccccactctgccctgaaggtcCACATCTGGGACATGATGCATGCCTAATCGTTTTTACTGAAGAGGGATATTCTCCTCTCCCCACTGAATtaacccttagggtggtatttcaCGGGCCCATgtgggcccaataataactgtaaacagatcggcgctagtttactgggcctattacacggcctgataatcgtttaataagggctgcatggacatcgttaccgatgtccttgcagcccttgctgaactggcatacattacctatccatggtccagggctcctcttgctgtccgcttctccccgggtcccgcgcactgcagcttcagagcggcctgggactggccgcggcagtcccagcaagttattggctgagcggcctgtcagctaagaagctgaagctgcagtgtgcgggactcggggagaagcagagcgcaggaggagccctgggccatggataggtaatgcatttactttgcaaatcgtcagccgccagccgtgcaccactattacacgtagcgatgcgcggtcggcggtcaacaattataggtccaaacctatatcaacgatcagccgatggcaatgattatcggctgatcgttatgtttattacacggaacgataatcggccagatagggacaattcggctgattatcgttccgtgtaataatacCCTTAAGGAGGGAACCAATTTTCCTTTTTTGCAccttcgtttttttcctccttgtgtttaaaaggccatagcgcttgtattttttcacttacagacccacataagaccttattttttgcaagACTGACTTAATTTGTTCATGAAATATGCAGCAaaacgggaaaaaaaattatttgtgcggtgaaactgaaaaaaagaaaaaaaaaatgcaattttgggggtttagtgtttacgctgttcaccctatggtaaaactgacatgttatatatgttcgctatacaaattaaaaaaaaaaataaaaaaaaataatgttcctcaagtcagtacaaatACAATGATGTGTaacatataacttttattttatctccttttaaaaaattaaaaccattaaataaaaaaactactttttaaagGCTCTTAAAATTTCTCTTCTGATCCTTATAATTCTTTTATCCTttatggtttatggggctgtatgaggtgagattttttttgcgccatgatctgtactttctatcagtagcttgattgtgtatatgcgactttttgatcactttttatgacaattttttgGATCTTATGTGACAGAAAAATCCACTATTTTGCACTTCagcgggtttttgcacttacgccgcttactgtacaagatcaggaatgtgatcatttaatagttcgggcgattccacatgcggcgataccaaatgtttacactgtaacttttagtccccctgggggacttttattattactacacTGGTCTctgatagagatcaatgcagtatatatatatactgcattggtCAATGAGACCAGTGCTTGCTTacaatgggctgctggagcccaatCAAGTCGGGATCATTGCGATGCTAAGGCCAGGTAAGAAGCAATGATCGCCCCTCCACAATTCACACAGTGGTGGTGGCttcgacagctgcatctaaatggcttacTAGTAATCGGCCGCGTCAGCTAATACCTGTGGGCTGATAGCAGCTTGGAGCAACGTGGTTCAGAGAGGGATCGTGTTGTGAGTTCTCTCTGACCTCCCCCTAATGGCAGGCAGCATGACGAGTATACTCGTCAtccatcgttaaggggttaatcatgcaTAACTGAGCAGGGTTATGGTGGCGACAGGAAAAATAAACCAAAAATAGGAGCTTTGAATAGCTGTAGTACAGAAGAACTTACCTCCAAACATGTATAGTTTGAATGtccaggagagagagaggtcgGCACCACTGCTATAGCAGCATAATAAATGAGCAATCAGAAAAAAGGTCGTGTCTGAACAGACTCCTAGGGTGATGCACTCACGGAGGTAAGGCAGTCTATAATAGTAAAAAGAAAGAGACGTATGGCACTCACCCAAAAGTAGTGGGGTCTAGAGAGGCAACAGTTTCGCGCTACAGGTGCGCTTTGCCAAGCCCAGCGCACCTGTAGCGCGAAACTGTTGCCTCTCTAGACGTGCCCGCTTGCCATCTTCTCCCTTCCTTGCCTGCACTTCGTGTCCATGAATAAATAGAAGACCCCACTACTTTTGGGTGAGTGCCATACGTCTCTTTCTTTTTACTATGTATAGTTTGAAACCTTATCTGGCATTAATACCTCAAACTCTGGGGCGGGAGCTTCCTGGCTTGGGTTgtctgagcagctgcatgcaagcatGGCGACCTAACATCATGATCCACTGATACCTGCTCTACATTTAGGTTACTGCCCCTATCTTagtcaataaataaatacattttgctACATGCCTTACAATTCGTTTGACAGTATACATAAATATCCCAATATGTTAATATCATTGTCAAGGTTATAAtacttaaaaataatacaatggTTGTTCTCCTCAGCAGATGACTGTACCAAGAGGTCAGAGGGACGTCTGATAACTCCAGATATTCAAGAGGGTGATCAGGTTATCACAGAAGATACTTAtaaggagccgtccactatcccagatatttcctcagcccctcacagcaaagatctgtcCTCTGATCCTGTAAAACAGCTTCCGTCCTCTGCTTCATCACAGGCTGTGAGAGAAAATAAAAGTCACAGAAAGAGTGAGGAAAATCAAGGAGCACACACAAGCGACAACCCATCCAAAAATGAATGGTTTCACACAGGGAAGAAggaatattcatgttcagaatgtggtaaatgttttaaaTGGAGTGGAGATCTTAGCAGACATCAGAGAAAACACACAGGAGAACTATttgcatgttcagaatgtgagaaacgCTTTACTGCAAAATCCAGTCTGGttcaacatcaaagaattcacacaggggagaagccatattcatgttcagaatgtggcaggTGTTTTAATGCAAAATCAAGTTTTGTATTCCATCTGGGAACTCACTCAGGAACCAGGCcgttttcatgttctgaatgtggcaaATGCTTTACTCATAAGTCAGGTcttaacaaacataaaaaaactcacacaggggtaAGACCATATgaatgtttagaatgtggaaaacACTTTTTGAGGAAAAACCAACTTGCTACACATCAAAGGcagcacacaggagagaagccatatgaatgttcagagtgtggtaaatgttttacacAGCCGTCACATCTTGCCAGCCATAAGATAACTTATCACAAGGCAAAGAGTCCATATATATGTTCAGAATGCGGCAAAAGCTTTGATAAGAAAAAACGTTTGGAGGAACATAAAAATtctcacactggggagaagccatttctgtgttcagaatgtggggaaTGTTTTAGTCAAAAATTACAGCTTGTTaggcatcaaagaattcacactggTGAGAtaccgttttcatgttcagaatgtgagaaatgttttactgtgaaaagaAGTCTTGaagaacatcaaaaaattcacacaggtgagCAAcgattttcatgttcagaatgtagaaaatgttttagtTTGAAAAAAGATCTTAAGGAACATCAAAACACTCACACAGGTGAGAaaccgttttcatgttcagagctTGGAAGACATCAACTACCTCACACAGGGGACATGTCATTTGAATGCTTGGAATGTGGGAAAATTTTTACTCGTAAATCAGTGCTTGTtagacatcagagaactcacacaggggagaagccatttgaatgtttagaatgtgggaaatgttttattcaaaaattACATCTTATTCATCATCAAaggactcacacaggggagacccCATTTTCctgctcagaatgtggaaaaggtTTTACTATGTTAGGAAATCTTGTTAGACATAAAGCAAGTCACTCGGGCATTAAGCCATTTGCATGTgtagaatgtggcaaatgttttactcTGAAATCACTTCTTGTTCTCCATCAAGAAATTCACTCAGGAGAGAAATCtttttcgtgttcagaatgtggccaaTGCTTTTTAAGGAAAAGATACCTCCTTGAGCATGTTAaatgtcacacaggagagaagccatttccatgcccagaatgtggcaaatgttttggtCGAAAAACAAATCTTACTgcccatcaaaaaattcacactggTGAGAAGGCATTTACATGCCaagaatgtgggaaaggtttcACCCACCAATCACGTCTCTTTAAACATGAACAAACTCATACAGGGAAATAGCTGTTTCCTTTTAAGTTTTATACTTTTTTTGAGTAATTATACAAGAATGATGTAGAAgtaccgaaaataagacatcccaacTAGTCTAGCACGTATTCTAAAGTAAGGcttccccctgaaaataaggctgtACACCACCACCCgcccaccccctccctcctctgtgctTGTTAAGTTCCActcacctccctccctgtgctctgtctggtggcactcacctctctccctccctgtgctgtctGGTGGCGcttacctctctccctccctccccgtacttgtccctcacctgtctctccctccctgtgcctgtCCCTTGCTGCTCACCTCCCTCCCGTGCTTGTTCCGTGACACTcacctccctctctcccctgGGGGGAGAGAAGAAGtaggacatcccctgaaaataagacatcccagaCTCTGGGATcgagatttccaaatgaaatgcaaaatttactttcttcGGAAATCAGctccttggaccactgatcagcaGTCCAGTTCtacttttccttggcccagataagacgcttctggccttgtttcttggtcaggagtgacacatgggatgcagcacttgtagcccatgtcctgcagatgtctggatgtgcttgtggcttttgaagcactgactccagcagcaggccactctttgtgaatctctcccaaatttttgaatggcattttcgttacaatcctgttaagactgcggttctcccgcttgcttgtgcacctttttctaccatactttttccttccactccactctctattaaaggggaactccaggtagaggttaaaaaaatgaaacttctgcagaagcatatagcattacttacctgtctatcccagttttgaaactaccaaaaatccatttgtttgggaggTTTTTGCTCTGTTTTCTGTTTctcttcttcctggtttggcatttcccagaatgcaatgctttccctcatgtgatcatcacagcccccacccattacaatcagtaaaattagtgcagcacctgcttctggccagtcagagatggtcaatcactcaggggattgggggatccagccaagcctcctgtgacatcacaccctgccccctgtctgtatcatcagcaaacacacattgtatagacacatttatataacttttaatgtacttttaatagaaaacaagtttttcttatcccaAGTTCCCCTTGAATATGCTTTAaaacagcactctgagaacagccagcttctttagcaatgaacttttgtggcttcccctccttgtggagtgtgtgaatgacggccttctggacatctgtcaagtcagcagtcttccccatgattgtgttgcatactgaacctgactaagggtccatttacacagacagatttatctgacagattttggaagccaaagccaggaatggatttcaaaagaggagaaatttcagtcttcctttatgacccgtgccctgtttatggtctgttcctggctttgacttaaaaaatctgtcagataaatctgcctgtgtaaacgcaccataagggaccttttataacacttaggaagccactgcaggtgttttgggttaattattcgaattttctgaaatactgacttttggtttTTCTTGGCTATAATCCATAATcctcaactttaacagaaataaacgcttgaaaaagttcactctgtatgtaatgactctattgAATActtgaggtcactttttgaattgaattactgggaaaaaaataaaatttgttgacattctaatttattgcaaaccactgtagctCCCGTgtctagtcacggctctctgcctgtcactcatccctgcTGGGAGCGCTGCccggcagagagcagtgacttgacaggggcggggagccgcccagaggACTACCTGCCACGTTTCGGGGGATTtatttttctctggtataaagctgctgcagcaGCCACGGTCAGTACCTGTCGTGAGCTGCATCGGAGCTTTATAccgtgctgcagggaaccatatcaattggccaaatatttttattggattttcaaAAGTTATAGCCAAAAGCAATAATATGCCATGCAAGGCACAAACAATGCGACACATATAAATCAGAAATATAGAATAAACAGTTGCCGGTAACCGGATCGTAACAAGAAAATCAGGACATGTGAAGAGACCCCAAATAGTACAGAGTGGCCATCATATCATACCGGGAAAAGTACCCACACCGCAGAATAATAAGAGGGGTCAGTAAGAACAGTGTAACAAAGAAAGAAAATCAATGTGGAAGTTGTAAGGCCCCTAAGGTACCTTTTAATGACTCCGTGCAGTACCATTTTGTGAACTGAAATGGCTTCACTATGTCATGAATGGCCTGTGGATTATAATGCTTCAAAATAAAGGGTCTCCATTTCTGGAAAAATTTCTTTGTACCAGAGTCTTTATGCCTCTCCGTATCTATCTTATCGATACCAAAACTTCTTCTGTGCCACTACCAAATCAAGGTCAGGTACATCAAACAATAACCAATTGGTGAACAAACACCGTAAGGCAACCAGTAAAGTGATGTGCACCAATTGTGGTATTGCCCTGCCTTCCGATGTTGATTCGGGGGGTCTCAATTGGTGGAATAGGAGGACCTTCGGGGCTAAATCTAGCTTGATCATGTAAGTGGTGTGAATGTAAGTAATCACCATGGTCCAATGGGAGACTGTGGAAGGGCAAGTCCACACTCCATGCCACAGGTTGGTGAGGGGGGTGCGACATTTAGGGCATTCAGTGATTCTATCGGGGAAGGATGGTGACGGAAGGGTATTGAATCCATACAATGCTGAATGTGAAAGCTTAAAGTATGTCTCCCGCCACCGCTCATTTATAACACATTTCCTGATAACCGCCCATCCTGACAAAATTACTCCAGTAATATCCTCATCTCCAGTCAGCGGGGCCCATTTGTTGAAAAGTTTCTTAGGATCtacctgattggttccctttaactagaaGTTCTACAAGAATAGCTGTGCTGGATGAGATGGGAATATCTTTTTAAAGCCATATTAGCCAGAGAGATTATTGGCAAATTGTTTCTACGTGTAATAGAAGCCGCGATCGCTGTCTTAAAAATAATCCACCCTTGGCCGCCCATCTGAGTTATAAGAGATGTACAGACGAAAGGGCCACACTAACATTA includes:
- the LOC138786602 gene encoding oocyte zinc finger protein XlCOF7.1-like — translated: MRPVLAYNGLLEPNQVGIIAMLRPADDCTKRSEGRLITPDIQEGDQVITEDTYKEPSTIPDISSAPHSKDLSSDPVKQLPSSASSQAVRENKSHRKSEENQGAHTSDNPSKNEWFHTGKKEYSCSECGKCFKWSGDLSRHQRKHTGELFACSECEKRFTAKSSLVQHQRIHTGEKPYSCSECGRCFNAKSSFVFHLGTHSGTRPFSCSECGKCFTHKSGLNKHKKTHTGVRPYECLECGKHFLRKNQLATHQRQHTGEKPYECSECGKCFTQPSHLASHKITYHKAKSPYICSECGKSFDKKKRLEEHKNSHTGEKPFLCSECGECFSQKLQLVRHQRIHTGEIPFSCSECEKCFTVKRSLEEHQKIHTGEQRFSCSECRKCFSLKKDLKEHQNTHTGEKPFSCSELGRHQLPHTGDMSFECLECGKIFTRKSVLVRHQRTHTGEKPFECLECGKCFIQKLHLIHHQRTHTGETPFSCSECGKGFTMLGNLVRHKASHSGIKPFACVECGKCFTLKSLLVLHQEIHSGEKSFSCSECGQCFLRKRYLLEHVKCHTGEKPFPCPECGKCFGRKTNLTAHQKIHTGEKAFTCQECGKGFTHQSRLFKHEQTHTGK